In Juglans microcarpa x Juglans regia isolate MS1-56 chromosome 7D, Jm3101_v1.0, whole genome shotgun sequence, the following are encoded in one genomic region:
- the LOC121239064 gene encoding ATP-dependent zinc metalloprotease FTSH 9, chloroplastic-like: MSSVDSLCPILHQNIHLNSYRKLHHCYGLPFFRGQSRVFQQNVNRYIPSSLPFPSTNLYGQDTCVSENSERFSLWGGFNRDCGFRKNRIRANSQDSDSATGSSGASEGEGSQNPPNSGSSTPNRRREKQGKGNWWWPNGKKWQWQPIVQAQEIGVVLLQLGIVIFVMRLLRPGIPLPGSELRSPTTFISVPYSEFLSKINSDQVQKVEVDGVHIMFKLKSEPGSQETEVGGTSNKLLESESLLRSVAPTKRIVYTTTRPSDIKAPYEKMLENAVEFGSPDRRSGGFLNSALIALFYVAVLAGLLHRFPVSFSQHTAGQIRNRKSGGSSGAKASEQGEIITFADVAGVDEAKEELEEIVEFLRNPDRYIRLGARPPRGVLLVGLPGTGKTLLAKAVAGEAEVPFISCSASEFVELYVGMGASRVRDLFARAKKEAPSIIFIDEIDAVAKSRDGKYRIVSNDEREQTLNQLLTEMDGFDSNSAVIVLGATNRSDVLDPALRRPGRFDRVVMVEPPDRCGREAILKVHVSNKELPLANDVDLGGIASMTTGFTGADLANLVNEAALLAGRQKKLIVEKIDFIHAVERSIAGIEKKTAKLQGSEKAVVARHEVGHAVVSTAVASLLPGQPRVEKLSILPRSGGALGFTYTPPTNEDRYLLFIDELRGRLVTLLGGRAAEEVVYSGRVSTGAFDDIRRATDMAYKAVAEYGLNETIGPVSIAILSGGGIEESGGAVPWGRDQGHLVDLVQREVKALLQSALDIALSVVRANPTVLEGLGAYLEEKEKVEGEELQEWLKLVVAPTELKVFIAGKQESLLPLQTGS; encoded by the exons ATGTCATCGGTGGATTCTCTATGTCCTATACTTCACCAAAATATCCATTTGAATTCGTATCGGAAGCTCCATCACTGTTATGGATTGCCCTTCTTTCGCGGTCAATCTAGGGTTTTTCAACAGAACGTAAACCGTTATATCCCGAGCTCTTTACCTTTCCCGTCTACCAACCTGTACGGGCAAGATACTTGTGTTTCAGAGAATTCGGAGAGGTTCAGTCTTTGGGGAGGTTTTAATAGGGACTGCGGGTTCAGAAAGAATCGGATTCGAGCTAATAGTCAGGACAGCGATTCGGCTACCGGTTCGAGCGGAGCGAGTGAGGGCGAGGGGAGCCAGAATCCCCCAAATTCGGGTTCTTCGACGCCGAATCGGCGGAGAGAAAAGCAAGGGAAAGGGAACTGGTGGTGGCCAAATGGGAAAAAATGGCAGTGGCAGCCCATAGTTCAGGCTCAGGAGATTGGAGTTGTGCTTTTGCAATTGGGGATTGTGATTTTCGTTATGCGGCTTCTCCGACCCGGGATTCCGCTACCGGGTTCGGAGCTGAGGTCTCCGACCACTTTCATAAGCGTGCCGTATAGTGAGTTTCTGAGTAAGATAAATAGCGATCAGGTGCAGAAGGTTGAGGTTGATGGGGTTCATATCATGTTTAAGTTGAAGTCTGAGCCGGGGAGTCAGGAAACTGAAGTTGGGGGAACGAGTAATAAGTTGCTCGAGTCCGAGTCTTTGCTTAGGAGTGTGGCGCCAACGAAGAGGATAGTTTACACAACCACTCGGCCTAGCGATATAAAAGCTCCATACGAGAAGATGCTCGAGAATGCAGTGGAGTTTGGGTCGCCCGATAGGCGGTCGGGTGGATTCTTGAACTCTGCATTg ATAGCTTTGTTTTACGTTGCTGTACTTGCTGGGCTTCTCCACCGGTTTCCTGTAAGCTTTTCCCAG CATACAGCTGGCCAGATTAGGAATCGGAAATCTGGGGGTTCTAGTGGTGCAAAAGCATCTGAGCAAGGTGAAATAATCACATTTGCTGATGTTGCTGGTGTTGATGAGGCTAAGGAGGAGCTAGAAGAGATCGTG GAATTTCTTCGGAATCCTGATAGGTATATACGACTTGGTGCTCGTCCTCCTAGAGGTGTTCTCTTG GTGGGTCTTCCTGGGACAGGTAAGACTCTTCTGGCAAAGGCTGTGGCTGGGGAAGCTGAAGTGCCGTTTATTAGTTGTTCTGCCAGTGAGTTTGTAGAGTTGTATGTTGGCATGGGTGCCTCCCGTGTGAGAGATCTATTTGCACGGGCAAAGAAGGAGGCACCATCAATAATCTTTATTGACGAG atTGATGCTGTAGCAAAAAGCCGTGATGGAAAATATCGAATTGTTAGCAATGATGAGCGAGAACAGACCTTGAATCAGCTGCTCACT GAGATGGATGGGTTTGATAGTAACTCAGCCGTGATCGTTCTTGGAGCAACCAATCGCTCAGATGTATTAGATCCTGCACTTCGTCGACCAGGGAGATTTGACCGAGTGGTTATG GTGGAACCGCCCGATAGGTGTGGAAGAGAAGCCATTTTAAAAGTACATGTTTCCAATAAAGAGCTTCCTCTTGCAAATGATGTTGACCTTGGTGGCATTGCCTCTATGACTACTGGTTTCACTGG GGCTGATCTTGCTAACTTAGTAAATGAAGCTGCTTTGTTGGCTGGAAGACAAAAGAAACTTATTGTGGAGAAAATTGATTTCATTCATGCAGTGGAAAGATCAATAGCT GGCATAGAGAAGAAGACGGCTAAGTTGCAAGGAAGTGAGAAAGCTGTAGTTGCACGGCATGAAGTTGGTCATGCGGTAGTAAGCACTGCTGTTGCAAGTCTTCTTCCTGGACAACCACGTGTTGAG AAGTTAAGCATATTGCCAAGGTCAGGAGGAGCACTAGGCTTTACTTATACGCCTCCAACAAATGAAGATAGATATTTGTTGTTCATTGATGAGTTACGAGGCCGCTTGGTTACTCTTCTTGGAGGACGTGCAGCTGAAGAAGTGGTTTATTCAGGTCGTGTGTCAACTGGTGCCTTTGATGATATACGGCGAGCAACTGATATGGCGTACAAGGCAGTAGCTGAATATGGCCTTAATGAGACCATAGGCCCTGTCTCTATAGCCATACTTTCTGGTGGTGGGATTGAGGAGTCTGGGGGAGCTGTTCCTTGGGGAAGGGATCAG GGGCATCTTGTCGATCTTGTTCAAAGAGAGGTGAAGGCATTGTTGCAATCTGCTTTGGACATAGCACTTTCAGTTGTGCGTGCTAATCCTACTGTTTTAGAGGGCCTTGGTGCCTATTTGGAAG AGAAAGAGAAAGTTGAAGGCGAAGAGCTACAAGAGTGGTTGAAACTGGTTGTTGCCCCTACAGAACTTAAAGTTTTTATTGCAGGCAAGCAAGAGTCTCTTCTCCCACTGCAGACTGGCTCTTGA
- the LOC121239520 gene encoding uncharacterized protein LOC121239520 — MGIDVKGVEAWICRILEFSINISYRFIQNHPFAFSVSMFFLLVYIFLPFILNFLAYTSPFIVCIAILLRIFWSSEQSYIRCVKGDGRRKNGMLRKNSGSVEYDIAFNRNDCSYLQRVTSRRRKNREMDEQTGKNEEESYSSKHGASSDVSAAEDIRSLDKHRPFLSSEDLESQIKSSDGTRQACKFDVGGTRIEAPNMEEADDDDEEETQEDRNSAVKWTEDDQKNLMDLGFSEIERNRRLESLIAKRRARKLFSMQVERGWGGMRSVPSNQISPIFLARNNTIDLSILDETEGLELPDTAPSILFPKQNPFDLPYDPLEEKPNLRGDSFHQEFMAAHKETLFCRHESFSLGPSFPLESKQDRRGKNFNPFFVAERKGVLEGSGYPKFNRQPRIGDHDQRMEQFLHKEDIHGTPGLVETGAEALNQIINSVEITHEEDINTKNGPNGIKGEDEMERSHGMESLSSSDESNSLSSSIENEQNFNAYVAGVLEDVESNPAQKSTSCLLVEPENDPFDSSPSANEMNSMGDRGLVVGQCSYHTSNCSIASDLQVEVSEVGSPPLTVDGSNSATDGESLTYDEESEKENTFGSEEMWGASSHQSGIEENEEESRGTHEVSQGIL, encoded by the exons ATGGGTATTGATGTAAAGGGTGTTGAAGCTTGGATTTGTAGAATCCTTGAGTTTTCCATCAATATCAGCTATAGATTTATACAGAATCATCCATTTGCTTTTTCGGTTTCTATGTTCTTCCTCCTCGTATACATATTTCTTCCTTTCATCCTCAACTTTTTGGCCTACACTTCCCCATTTATAGTTTGTATTGCTATTCTTCTTAGAATCTTTTGGAGTTCGGAACAGTCCTACATCCGTTGTGTCAAAGGAGatggaagaaggaaaaatgggATGTTACGCAAGAATTCTGGGTCTGTTGAATATGATATTGCTTTCAATAGAAATGATTGCTCTTACTTACAAAGGGTAACAAGTAGGCGAAGAAAGAACAGAGAAATGGATGAACAAACTGGTAAGAACGAAGAAGAAAGTTATTCTTCTAAACATGGAGCCTCTTCTGATGTCTCGGCAGCTGAAGATATTCGAAGTCTTGATAAACACCGCCCATTCTTATCTTCCGAAGATTTAGAGTCCCAAATCAAGTCAAGTGATGGCACACGACAAGCTTGTAAATTTGATGTTGGTGGTACTAGGATAGAGGCTCCCAACATGGAAGAAGCAgacgatgatgatgaagaggaGACACAGGAGGATAGGAATAGTGCTGTGAAATGGACAGAGGATGATCAGAAAAATCTTATGGATTTGGGTTTTTCAGAGATAGAAAGGAACAGGAGGCTGGAAAGTCTAATTGCAAAAAGAAGAGCGAGAAAGTTATTTAGCATGCAGGTTGAAAGGGGCTGGGGTGGCATGCGCAGTGTTCCTTCTAATCAAATTTCTCCAATTTTTCTTGCAAGAAACAACACTATTGATCTAAGTATTCTAGACGAAACTGAAGGCTTAGAATTGCCTGATACAGCTCCTTCTATTTTGTTTCCGAAACAGAACCCATTTGACCTTCCCTATGACCCACTTGAAGAAAAGCCTAATCTCAGGGGAGATAGTTTTCATCAAGAATTCATGGCAGCTCATAAGGAAACGCTATTCTGCAGGCATGAAAGCTTCAGTTTAGGACCTTCTTTCCCATTGGAATCCAAGCAAGATCGTCGCGGCAAAAACTTTAACCCTTTTTTTGTTGCAGAGAGGAAAGGGGTATTGGAGGGATCGGGATACCCCAAATTCAATAGGCAGCCAA GAATTGGAGACCATGATCAGCGAATGGAACAATTCTTACATAAAGAAGATATTCATGGCACCCCTGGTCTTGTTGAAACTGGAGCAGAAGCTCTCAATCAGATAATAAACTCAGTGGAAATCACGCATGAAGAGGATATAAATACCAAAAATGGTCCGAATGGCATCAAAGGAGAGGACGAAATGGAAAGATCTCACGGCATGGAGTCGTTAAGCAGCAGTGATGAGTCAAACTCATTATCTTCATCTATAGAAAATGAACAGAACTTCAATGCTTATGTAGCAGGGGTTTTAGAAGATGTGGAATCAAATCCTGCTCAAAAGTCTACAAGTTGTTTACTGGTTGAGCCTGAAAATGACCCATTTGATTCTAGCCCATCAGCAAATGAAATGAACAGTATGGGTGATCGGGGTTTAGTTGTTGGTCAGTGCTCTTATCATACTTCAAACTGCTCCATAGCTTCCGATTTGCAAGTGGAGGTCTCAGAAGTTGGTTCACCTCCACTAACAGTAGATGGCTCCAATTCAGCCACAGATGGAGAATCATTGACATATGATGAGGaaagtgaaaaggaaaacaCTTTTGGCAGTGAAGAAATGTGGGGAGCCTCATCTCATCAATCTGGAATagaggaaaatgaagaagaatcaAGAGGAACACATGAAGTCAGCCAGGGGATATTGTAG
- the LOC121239067 gene encoding uncharacterized protein LOC121239067, producing the protein MQLELVPHSCEVHSEKPEDLSYPHKTNVVYDVNHTTDPAISNMEELKMNEDTDDGWQLLNKQEIEKPTEHQAISDSEKPIEKNSKPNDDVGGNQVKLTENEIIMGMPKPIEAKEYFKSPQESGGERSIVESGACRVNQNSDDPIASTAQQDLVIEEVTINSRPSLSPKSISIQTYGVNQTYDDHNASAEQQELVIQDVLINYSSSSPKSVSIEKIPIDQMIHLDILQSHLEDTAKTSTLDEQPPLNLAPENLESIQESGDEQSVLPRGAFGVNQNYDDPNASTEQQESSIEDVHINSSSLSPKSVLTGKTPMDQASSNSNPKIHGDILQSQLENTEKASTLDEQPPLKLAPENLKSIQENGDEQSVIASGASGIYHNSDDPNASVARTEWVIEEEPCNPPEKSTEETSTVDNLNEPKPDDKDGNENSQSYQAIKDESETWISHTVSTGLSKSIEDNNNILGTMEPEKFIAEASTIYKVNDPIVSEKGDNEKFKSVEKSEGEPQPFIKQETVLESPEPDEPTGSKLIEDFDANSRKSSEGEAICGPLKSLEEIEDSRTEEETEDSRKLHEHDTIIHLPKSGDTTCNSEESQKLTECEAVDPSKLAVEKENPDVPATIAEEDPSNPDLPIKSISES; encoded by the exons ATGCAATTGGAGTTGGTGCCTCATTCATGTGAAGTTCATTCTGAAAAACCAGAG GACTTATCATACCCTCACAAGACGAATGTTGTCTATGATGTTAATCACACAACAGACCCCGCAATATCCAACATGGAAGAATTGAAGATGAATGAAGACACAGATGATGGATGGCAGCTACTGAACAAGCAAGAGATTGAAAAGCCTACTGAGCATCAAGCCATATCTGACTCTGAGAAACCAATTGAGAAGAACTCAAAGCCTAATGATGATGTTGGAGGAAATCAAGTAAAGCTAACTGAAAATGAGATCATCATGGGCATGCCAAagccaattgaggccaaagaaTACTTTAAATCGCCTCAAGAGAGTGGAGGTGAACGAAGCATTGTAGAAAGTGGGGCTTGTAGGGTAAACCAAAATTCTGATGATCCTATTGCATCAACTGCACAACAAGATCTGGTGATTGAAGAGGTCACTATCAACTCAAGGCCATCATTATCTCCAAAGTCCATATCAATTCAAACTTATGGAGTAAACCAGACTTATGATGATCATAATGCATCAGCTGAGCAGCAAGAGCTGGTGATTCAAGACGTCCTGATCAACTATTCATCCTCATCTCCAAAGTCTGTGTCCATAGAAAAGATCCCAATCGATCAAATGATACACCTAGATATTTTACAATCTCATTTGGAGGACACAGCAAAAACTAGTACACTGGATGAACAACCACCTCTGAATTTAGCCCCAGAAAACTTGGAATCAATTCAAGAGAGTGGAGATGAACAAAGTGTCTTACCAAGAGGAGCTTTTGGGGTGAACCAGAATTATGATGATCCCAATGCATCAACAGAGCAGCAAGAGTCGTCAATTGAAGACGTCCATATAAACTCTTCATCCTTATCTCCAAAGTCTGTATTGACAGGAAAGACCCCCATGGATCAAGCCTcatcaaactcaaatccaaAGATACACGGAGATATTTTACAATCTCAGTTGGAGAACACTGAAAAAGCCAGTACACTGGATGAACAACCACCTTTGAAATTAGCTccagaaaatttgaaatcaattCAAGAGAATGGAGACGAACAAAGTGTCATAGCAAGTGGAGCTTCTGGGATATACCATAATTCTGATGACCCAAATGCGTCAGTTGCACGGACAGAATGGGTGATTGAAGAG GAACCATGCAATCCTCCAGAGAAGTCAACTGAAGAAACAAGCACTGTTGACAACTTGAATGAACCCAAGCCTGATGACAAGGATGGAAACGAAAATTCACAATCTTATCAAGCCATCAAAGATGAATCAGAAACATGGATCAGTCATACAGTTAGCACTGGCCTATCAAAATCAATAGAAGACAACAATAACATACTTGGGACAATG GAACCAGAGAAGTTTATTGCAGAAGCCAGCACCATTTACAAAGTCAATGACCCAATTGTCAGTGAGAAGGGAGACAACGAGAAATTTAAGTCTGTTGAAAAAAGTGAAGGTGAGCCCCAACCCTTTATCAAACAGGAGACCGTTTTGGAATCCCCAGAACCAGATGAGCCTACTGGTTCAaaactcatagaagatttcGATGCGAACTCCAGAAAATCTAGTGAAGGTGAAGCTATTTGCGGTCCATTAAAATCATTGGAGGAGATCGAAGATTCAAGAACCGAAGAAGAAACAGAAGATTCAAGAAAactacatgaacatgacacCATAATTCACCTGCCAAAGTCTGGTGATACTACATGTAATTCGGAAGAATCTCAAAAGTTGACAGAATGTGAAGCGGTAGATCCATCAAAACTTGCTGTTGAAAAGGAAAATCCGGACGTCCCTGCAACTATTGCAGAAGAG GACCCATCTAATCCTGATCTTCCAATCAAGTCTATCTCGGAAAGTTGA